In the genome of Hippoglossus hippoglossus isolate fHipHip1 chromosome 4, fHipHip1.pri, whole genome shotgun sequence, one region contains:
- the rgs4 gene encoding regulator of G-protein signaling 4, which produces MCRGLTTLPATCLKSAIKHKISFLLQKPEPQAADQKKETNVAAAAAAAAKRVPTVTEVKKWKESFSHVVNSDTGRRVFSNFLRSEFSEENLDFWLACEGYKKTGSSKLATRAKQIYRQYMEADAPNEVNLDAATREETRQNLEHTCPSCFDKAQRMIYILMEKDSYRRFLNSKLIQDLLQKKEKKNCDCAENRQVLTGGA; this is translated from the exons ATGTGTAGAGGACTCACAACACTTCCTGCAACTTGCCTGAAAAG TGCCATCAAGCACAAAATAAGCTTCTTACTGCAGAAGCCTGAACCTCAAGCTGCAGATCAGAAGAAGGAGACGAacgtcgctgctgctgctgctgctgctgcgaagAG GGTTCCGACCGTAACTGAGGTGAAGAAATGGAAAGAGTCCTTCAGCCACGTCGTGAACAGTGACA CCGGTCGCAGGGTCTTCAGCAACTTCCTGAGGTCAGAGTTCAGCGAGGAGAACTTGGATTTCTGGCTCGCCTGTGAGGGATACAAGAAGACAGGATCGTCCAAGCTGGCGACCAGAGCCAAGCAGATCTACCGGCAATATATGGAGGCCGACGCCCCTAATGAG GTGAACTTAGACGCAGCGACCAGGGAGGAAACGAGGCAGAACCTGGAGCACACCTGCCCGTCCTGTTTCGACAAGGCCCAGAGGATGATCTACATCCTGATGGAGAAAGATTCCTACAGACGCTTCCTCAACTCCAAGCTGATCCAGGATCTgctgcagaagaaagagaagaaaaactgtGACTGTGCGGAGAACAGGCAGGTGTTAACTGGCGGCGCCTGA
- the fetub gene encoding histidine-rich glycoprotein isoform X1, protein MKHCVLLLLLALGCAHVLGAPVEQGGLEQGSCEDAFVKSAAGQALKKINQDRKEGYVFALHHLSNAHLAKHGENGIVFYLTLDVVETNCSVLDRKDQKTCEARSTDDTPVYGQCKAVIFISRVNRVVRLYKYDCALRPVPAARVAAMCPDCPTSIDKEDAEIQKAVSASLEKFNKESGLTKRFALLQVTRAALSMGMATFYNAEFTIQETTCTKDSPAADKCPLMDCEFTHKGFCKGSLITPPTGDTETTVECEVYEPEIADREKKLHLLGGETDHSHNDTHAHDHAHDHAHDHAHGADHTHSHDHEHDHTKTHSHHDNNHTHDDNAEHHHTHDHDAGSAHRHAHDHSHDHGHGHDHVHAHHAKAHNHTTDSPSHHHEYKHADAEHTHDHDHELALDHDHKHAHLHEHEHHHHHHEHEHEKAHHDHPESAVKMLPDIERPVTLPFFPEVPEVGVTLPAKADSEIPGAMEPTILPFPTSFSAQCHAPTEELTLVDKLFTEDPLFKRPA, encoded by the exons ATGAAGcactgtgttctgctgctgctgctggcgttGGGATGCGCCCACGTCCTTGGCGCTCCGGTGGAGCAGGGGGGCCTGGAGCAGGGGTCGTGTGAAGACGCGTTCGTGAAGAGCGCCGCAGGACAGGCTCTCAAAAAGATCAACCAGGACCGCAAGGAGGGCTACGTCTTCGCTCTGCACCACCTGTCCAACGCGCACTTGGCCAAACAC ggaGAAAATGGCATCGTTTTCTACCTGACTCTGGACGTGGTGGAGACCAACTGCAGCGTTCTGGACAGGAAAGACCAGAAGACGTGTGAGGCTCGTTCCACCGACGACACACCg gtgtACGGACAGTGTAAAGCtgtcatcttcatcagcagggTGAACAGAGTGGTGCGTCTCTACAAGTACGACTGTGCTCTCAGACCAg TTCCTGCAGCCAGGGTGGCTGCCATGTGTCCCGACTGCCCGACTTCAATCGACAAGGAGGACGCTGAGATCCAGAAGGCTGTGTCCGCCTCCCTGGAGAAGTTCAACAAGGAGAGCGGCCTGACCAAGCGCTTCGCTCTGCTCCAGGTCACCCGCGCTGCTTTATCG ATGGGCATGGCCACATTCTACAATGCCGAGTTCACCATCCAGGAGACGACCTGCACCAAGGACTCGCCGGCAGCTGATAAGTGCCCCCTCATGGACTGCGAGTTCACT CACAAGGGCTTCTGTAAGGGATCCCTGATCACCCCTCCCACTGGTGACACTGAGACCACTGTGGAGTGTGAAGTCTATGAGCCTGAG attgccgacagagagaagaagctcCACCTCCTTGGCGGCGAGACTGACCACAGCCACAACGACACACACGCCCATGACCACGCTCATGACCACGCCCATGACCACGCCCACGGCGCCGACCACACCCACTCACACGACCACGAGCATGACCACACCAAGACCCACTCTCATCACGACAACAACCACACGCACGATGACAACGCCGAGCACCACCACACCCACGACCACGACGCAGGCAGCGCCCACAGGCACGCCCACGATCACTCCCACGACCACGGGCACGGCCACGATCACGTGCACGCCCATCACGCCAAAGCGCACAACCACACCACTGACTCACCAAGCCACCACCACGAGTACAAGCACGCCGACGCCGAGCACACCCACGATCACGACCACGAGCTCGCTCTGGACCACGACCACAAGCACGCTCACCTGCACGAGCACgaacaccaccaccatcaccacgaGCACGAGCACGAGAAGGCACACCACGACCACCCAGAGAGCGCGGTGAAGATGTTGCCCGACATCGAACGGCCCGTGACCCTGCCTTTCTTCCCAGAAGTCCCTGAGGTTGGGGTCACTCTGCCCGCCAAGGCCGACTCCGAGATCCCCGGAGCGATGGAGCCCACCATCCTGCCGTTCCCCACCTCTTTCTCCGCCCAGTGCCACGCCCCGACGGAAGAGCTCACCCTGGTGGACAAACTCTTCACGGAGGACCCTCTGTTCAAGCGACCCGCATAA
- the fetub gene encoding histidine-rich glycoprotein isoform X2 — protein sequence MKHCVLLLLLALGCAHVLGAPVEQGGLEQGSCEDAFVKSAAGQALKKINQDRKEGYVFALHHLSNAHLAKHGENGIVFYLTLDVVETNCSVLDRKDQKTCEARSTDDTPVYGQCKAVIFISRVNRVVRLYKYDCALRPVPAARVAAMCPDCPTSIDKEDAEIQKAVSASLEKFNKESGLTKRFALLQVTRAALSMGMATFYNAEFTIQETTCTKDSPAADKCPLMDCEFTHKGFCKGSLITPPTGDTETTVECEVYEPEIADREKKLHLLGGETDHSHNDTHAHDHAHDHAHDHAHGADHTHSHDHDAEHHHTHDHDAGSAHRHAHDHSHDHGHGHDHVHAHHAKAHNHTTDSPSHHHEYKHADAEHTHDHDHELALDHDHKHAHLHEHEHHHHHHEHEHEKAHHDHPESAVKMLPDIERPVTLPFFPEVPEVGVTLPAKADSEIPGAMEPTILPFPTSFSAQCHAPTEELTLVDKLFTEDPLFKRPA from the exons ATGAAGcactgtgttctgctgctgctgctggcgttGGGATGCGCCCACGTCCTTGGCGCTCCGGTGGAGCAGGGGGGCCTGGAGCAGGGGTCGTGTGAAGACGCGTTCGTGAAGAGCGCCGCAGGACAGGCTCTCAAAAAGATCAACCAGGACCGCAAGGAGGGCTACGTCTTCGCTCTGCACCACCTGTCCAACGCGCACTTGGCCAAACAC ggaGAAAATGGCATCGTTTTCTACCTGACTCTGGACGTGGTGGAGACCAACTGCAGCGTTCTGGACAGGAAAGACCAGAAGACGTGTGAGGCTCGTTCCACCGACGACACACCg gtgtACGGACAGTGTAAAGCtgtcatcttcatcagcagggTGAACAGAGTGGTGCGTCTCTACAAGTACGACTGTGCTCTCAGACCAg TTCCTGCAGCCAGGGTGGCTGCCATGTGTCCCGACTGCCCGACTTCAATCGACAAGGAGGACGCTGAGATCCAGAAGGCTGTGTCCGCCTCCCTGGAGAAGTTCAACAAGGAGAGCGGCCTGACCAAGCGCTTCGCTCTGCTCCAGGTCACCCGCGCTGCTTTATCG ATGGGCATGGCCACATTCTACAATGCCGAGTTCACCATCCAGGAGACGACCTGCACCAAGGACTCGCCGGCAGCTGATAAGTGCCCCCTCATGGACTGCGAGTTCACT CACAAGGGCTTCTGTAAGGGATCCCTGATCACCCCTCCCACTGGTGACACTGAGACCACTGTGGAGTGTGAAGTCTATGAGCCTGAG attgccgacagagagaagaagctcCACCTCCTTGGCGGCGAGACTGACCACAGCCACAACGACACACACGCCCATGACCACGCTCATGACCACGCCCATGACCACGCCCACGGCGCCGACCACACCCACTCACACGACCACG ACGCCGAGCACCACCACACCCACGACCACGACGCAGGCAGCGCCCACAGGCACGCCCACGATCACTCCCACGACCACGGGCACGGCCACGATCACGTGCACGCCCATCACGCCAAAGCGCACAACCACACCACTGACTCACCAAGCCACCACCACGAGTACAAGCACGCCGACGCCGAGCACACCCACGATCACGACCACGAGCTCGCTCTGGACCACGACCACAAGCACGCTCACCTGCACGAGCACgaacaccaccaccatcaccacgaGCACGAGCACGAGAAGGCACACCACGACCACCCAGAGAGCGCGGTGAAGATGTTGCCCGACATCGAACGGCCCGTGACCCTGCCTTTCTTCCCAGAAGTCCCTGAGGTTGGGGTCACTCTGCCCGCCAAGGCCGACTCCGAGATCCCCGGAGCGATGGAGCCCACCATCCTGCCGTTCCCCACCTCTTTCTCCGCCCAGTGCCACGCCCCGACGGAAGAGCTCACCCTGGTGGACAAACTCTTCACGGAGGACCCTCTGTTCAAGCGACCCGCATAA
- the si:ch211-284e20.8 gene encoding LOW QUALITY PROTEIN: fetuin-B (The sequence of the model RefSeq protein was modified relative to this genomic sequence to represent the inferred CDS: inserted 1 base in 1 codon) — translation MCVCEDRCERMSVFLLILCVALLQQEGRARPEPPGCSSPEAVRVAGEALEQINQDGTHGYVLSLNRVYDVSHSTETNYGSLYRLTVDVLETTCHISSRKPWKQCEVRGVSEVPVYGECEVSASFDTQVKLQSYSCVLREVSALSVLRRCPDCPTANDMSDPIVMETAKLSLQRFNKESRLANFFALGNITKASFQWVVGPSYFVEFTIVETVCSKTTEASDLSSCLPMDCQFAHRGFCSSSQMTYHIFDCDKGINSGNTVEVKCEIYEPQAAAVEEQVHARADSKHTGHQHHNHTHLHPHEHEHAVTPXPAVPRSAPAASSCPGPRRHNRDMFLVKL, via the exons atgtgtgtgtgtgaggatcgATGTGAGAGGATGAGCGTGTTCCTGCTGATCCTATGTgtggctctgctgcagcaggagggaaGAGCCCGGCCAGAGCCTCCAGGCTGCAGCAGCCCCGAGGCCGTGCGAGTGGCAGGAGAAGCCCTGGAGCAGATCAACCAGGACGGCACACACGGATACGTCCTGTCACTCAACAGAGTGTACGACGTCTCTCACAGCACGGAAACG aACTATGGGTCACTCTACAGACTGACCGTGGACGTCTTGGAGACCACATgccacatcagcagcaggaagcCATGGAAACAATGTGAAGTCAGAGGTGTTTCTGAAGTTCCA GTTTACGGAGAGTGTGAGGTATCAGCCTCCTTTGACACTCAAGTCAAACTTCAGAGCTACTCCTGTGTTCTTCGTGAAG TTTCCGCTCTTTCGGTGCTGAGGAGGTGTCCAGACTGTCCCACCGCTAACGATATGAGCGATCCCATCGTTATGGAAACGGCCAAGCTCTCGCTGCAGAGGTTCAACAAGGAGAGTCGTCTGGCCAACTTCTTTGCTCTGGGGAACATCACAAAAGCCAGTTTCCAG TGGGTGGTTGGTCCGTCGTACTTCGTGGAGTTCACCATCGTGGAGACGGTGTGTTCAAAGACGACGGAGGCCAGTGATCTGAGCAGCTGTTTACCTATGGACTGCCAGTTTGCt CACCGAGGTTTCTGTTCCAGTTCACAAATGACATATCACATATTTGACTGTGATAAGGGAATCAACTCGGGGAACACAGTGGAAGTGAAGTGTGAGATCTACGAACCTCAG gccGCCGCTGTGGAGGAGCAGGTCCATGCACGAGCCGACAGTAAACACACCGGGCACCAGcaccacaaccacacacacctgcatccCCACGAGCACGAGCACGCCGTCACGC AGCCTGCTGTTCCCAGATCTGCCCCGGCTGCCAGCTCCTGCCCCGGCCCACGACGCCACAATCGTGACATGTTCCTTGTCAAACTCTGA